gaggCTGTGCCAGGCGAGCCGGAGGGGTGCTCCGCGCTCCCCCGCCCTCCTTCCGGGAGCGAGGATGCAGACTCTAGAACTGGTGCTGCTGggctgaggaggaggcaggggagttGCAACGCGAGTGTGTCTCCTGCGCGCCCAGAGGCGGGGGAGGCGGAGGAccaggaggcggaggaggagggggagaatgCCTGgagctgccgccgccgccgccgcgatGCTCCCGGCTCAGGAGGCTGCCAAGCTGTACCACACCAACTATGTGCGGAACTCGCGGGCCATCGGCGTGCTGTGGGCCATCTTCACCATCTGCTTTGCCATCGTCAACGTGGTGTGCTTCATCCAGCCCTACTGGATCGGAGACGGCGTGGACACCCCGCAAGCCGGCTATTTCGGGCTCTTTCACTACTGCATCGGCAACGGCTTCTCCCGGGAGCTGACCTGCAGGGGCAGCTTCACGGACTTCTCCACGCTGCCCTCGGGTGCCTTCAAAGCCGCCTCTTTCTTCATCGGCCTCTCCATGATGCTCATCATCGCTTGCATCGTTTGCTTTaccctcttcttcttctgcaaCACAGCCACCGTGTACAAGATCTGTGCTTGGATGCAGCTCACCTCCGGTGAGTGCGCGCTCACCTCCGCGGAGGCGGGGGACCCCTGGGTGTCCTAGCTCGGGAGGGGCTGGAGTGGGAGGGGCCGCTCCCTGAGCTCTGCAGTCCGGACAACTTAATCCTCTCTCAGGCTGAGGGGTGTGGAAGGAGGAACCCCCGCGTTCCTCAGCCTTGGCACTGGTGTCAGGTCCCCAGGCTTTGCCGAACTCGGAGTGCTAGGGACGCCACCCAGAGGGACGCCCTGGAGGCTGAGCCCTTGTTGGGCAGAGTCCGCTCAGAACTAAAGATGGGATTGGGGGGCGGAGAAGTCGCCGCTTAGagacaagatgtgtgtgtgtgtgtgtgtgtgtgtgtgtgtgtgtgtgtgtgtgtgactaggaAAGACTGGTACAAGCGGGTGAAAAGCGGATTTAGAGATGCTGTAGTCGAAGGATCAAGCCAGTCTGTTTAGTCCTTCCCTGGGATTATTTCTGTCTTTGcttcaggatgtgtgtgtgtgaggggggcgTGTAAATTTGTCTTGGGCAaccataaatattttatcatccaTCTGGTGATGAGTAAATTCTAATTTTGCTTAGCCCGCCCCCCCCCcgggttttctttaaaataaaaatgtatcttagAGTGTTCCTTAGCAGTTCTTCAAAGCCACACCCCCAGAGTCTCCTTGTCAGCCAAGGTCCTTCCATCTTATCTCTAAAAAGATTGGGAGGTCTTGAGGGAGTGGGGATTTCTCAAGATCTCATTTGGGGGAAGCCCTGTTGGGAAAGCAGATACGGGGAAAGGCGGTTCTTTAGCATGGCATCACTCCCATCCGTACATGGTAGATTGTTGCCAGCCAAGCAATAGGAAGCCCCCAGTCCCCCCAGCATCAAAGTTACTTCCAATCAAGAAATAATGATGAGTGCATTTTCTGGTGGCATCGAAGAGTGCCGAACACACTGGTCTTCTGACACCTCCCTTGCCGTCACTGTATCTGCCTCTTTTTCTGAAATCAGGGTTCTTGAGTTCCTGACACATTACTGAAGTCCTTTGGATTGGAGGGACCTTGAAGGTCTCTGGCAGTTACACGTCTTCATTTATGTGTTATTATTGTTTAAGTCACTGAGTTTTAAGATACTGTTTCTTCTATGGTTAAAGTCTTCCAGGAGAGGGGGGGATTTGACCACGGAGTTTATCACAAAGTGTGTGAGGAAATAGTTAAAGGTGCTGGGCCATGCTAAGGTTGCTGTTATTTTGCGAGACTATAGCAGAGCCTGGCCTTGGTGTTCCTAagaactgggatcacaggcactgTATCTGTTTCTGGAAAGGTTCATAATCTTGTTAGTTTCGTAGAAGAAGTGAGCCTAACGCATATTGGAGTGTTAGTTTTAGCTTTGTCTTGCTAATTTTGCTTTTAGTGTGAAAGTACTTGTGTGAAAAGCAAGGGATGAGCATGCTGTCTTCTTCCTGTATGTAGATGAGGTTATTTACCTTTTGCCCTTCTACCTCCCCCAACCTGAACGAATTTCTTGCTCTGCgtctttttactttgttaattttaTGGGTGTTTCAGAAGCAGAATGACTGAGATTTTCAGTAGACTCACGTATTCTACCTGTTCGTGATACTTTCCTCTGCTTTGACTTCAAAGAGAACAGTGCAAACAGGATGCACATGTTTTAGGAAAAGACTTGACCCTACACTGctaattttaattcttctaagTTAAATGACCTATTTAGACTAGTGATTCAAATTAGATTATTTTTCAGGCCTCGGTAAGGTCTGAGAGTAGTTTGTGGTACTTCTCCAAAAAACACAaagttaaatactttattttggtGAGGTTTTATAttctaaaactatattttttaataaaaataaagaaagaaagctatcTTTTGAGGGAAATCATCACTTTCAAGGTTAGCATAAACTGCATTGTAGCTTTTCCTGAAACAGATTACACAGAACATGATAAACACCGGAGCAATGAAACATGATGTTAGGTACGCAGACACTTGTCATAAATGTACTATTTTGATTTCCATTCCATTAAAATGTGATGATAGTGTTTGTACTGCAGTATATATGAGGGGATTTTCTTCATTCAGAGAATTTAGGATCCCTACAAGGTATGTTTTAAAAACCCTCTGAAATCTGTTATTTTACTTCTggtttcatttgttaattaactatattaataaaatgatggATTATGACATGAGATCAATTAAGAATTAAATCAGTGATATCTCCAAATTTTAAAGGAATGAGATCTAAAAGATACTTGTGAGGAATGCTATATTTAACAtgggttttagtttttattagttTGGGATGCAAGAAATGTAACATAGTATATAATGTACTCAGCATTCTCTGAAAGTGATGAGCTTTGGATGTCTTCTTTTTTAGTACTCTTTAATGTTCATACAATTTTCATGTTTATAATTACCCAGAATAATCTTAAGGAACATTTTCTAAACACGAAAGGTGAGATTTAAtgtagttattttattattggatactttttaatttaaagctAAATAActaactgtgtatgtgtgtgtgtgtgtgtgtgtggttatctaattattttttaacacaGTAGCATTGTAAGTCGGGTAAAGTATCAAGTCCTAAATGAGGTGATGCATTAAGATGACGAATGTGGGTTGTTTTGTAACAATATGATAATCAAGAATTTTTAATGAGCCTGGTGCAGTCAtgtatgcctttaaccccagcgcacaggaggcagaggcaagtggatctctgtaagtacgaggccagcctggaccacagtcAGATCTATGAAGAGCAATCCTGTACCGCTGTGTGGGAggccagcctccagcagcacagggctttgatAGGAATCCACTATCTGAGGGGTGGTTAGGGAAACGGCACTCACGAGTTCTCTTGGTGTGttccttctttattccttttattctctctctctctctctctctctctctctctctctccactcattGTTCTACAGCGTTTCTACCCCAACAGAATCTTCCAGGCAGTACAAGAGTCAAAACAGTTGCATTCCGTTTCTCAAGTGAACGATTAtaggtaaaaacatgtttttcacctccctcacatgattaaacattttatgtgttacaggtgaaaaacaaaagtATCCCAAAAACCCACATGCATTCAtgcccaagcaacttgttataaaTTAACCATGTGGCAAGCAAGGTGTtcttgtcaggtcttttactggcaggctgcattttgcagttacaaagaaagggtcagtgactttattacttatcttgaaaagtaatcttataagaaatcttaaaggaatcacaaacctaaacgtttatatatgaaaaagaatccgTCAGTTCTGCTTTAAATTTTTAGGGTGCATATCCCTTCATTAATAGTTTTATATCAGGAGTTTGAGGGCAGAAGTGGGTATAAGGAATTAGTCCCATCACCTTTGGTGGTCAACCAAAGCTAGCAAGGGCAGTACGTCAGCCAGTAGTAATTGGGCTGCTTTGCTCTTGTAccctgaccttaaagagttcTTCATTCAACTGTGTGCCTTTCTAAAACCTTAGATTGCCTTCTTGGGAATTTTGCCTCATAATTATTTAAcaaaaaacatcttagtctaactttgttatttttaaagctttgtttcagctgtgatgcactctgAGACCCATGAATGCATCTTGCAGAATTAAGGTTAAAGGAATCTAAACTAGCTGGGCTACCAGGACTCAACTGTTAGTCATTGACTTGAGCTACAATCCGTGCAGCTCCTTAGGCAAGACTCACAAACCCTGGCTGTGGAACAtgtccttgtatttatttttaatcgtCAAAACTCTGTATAGGCTATCACtattattatcaaattagacAGCACAGCTTAGGGAGGGGTCATCTTGATAATCCataggtaaaaatgcccagtagatcGAAATGTTTCCAAAGATAAACACACTATATTACAAGCTGTGGAGCTCTCCCCACATCCACTCACACCATGCTGGATACTAGAGAAAGAGAGccacagcaaacatgtaaaggcacacagaagcaaaagacattcccGGGTCTGTAGTCCGGTGGCCTTACCTAAACAAGATTGTCCCATCAGAGGATTCCcttctggtgggctg
This region of Arvicola amphibius chromosome 18, mArvAmp1.2, whole genome shotgun sequence genomic DNA includes:
- the Lhfpl3 gene encoding LHFPL tetraspan subfamily member 3 protein, coding for MPGAAAAAAAMLPAQEAAKLYHTNYVRNSRAIGVLWAIFTICFAIVNVVCFIQPYWIGDGVDTPQAGYFGLFHYCIGNGFSRELTCRGSFTDFSTLPSGAFKAASFFIGLSMMLIIACIVCFTLFFFCNTATVYKICAWMQLTSAACLVLGCMIFPDGWDSDEVKRMCGEKTDKYTLGACSVRWAYILAIIGILDALILSFLAFVLGNRQDSLMAEELKAENKGKITKGTLSGDRKHKN